A genomic window from Acidobacteriota bacterium includes:
- a CDS encoding RHS repeat protein gives MCHSFEHTVQRSVSSRSPGAGPRAFRGRLRAAALAALAAGLLVSFLPARPGSVAYVYDGAGRLVQADYGQGKKIKYRYDAAGNLLSRKAVYELFGAHVAETDLWWTRVALANPSANPAPVKLTACSDAGAALETVDLTPLPAHGAWAGSVSALFTPETLAAMPWVLLETTVPLTGALEFGTRDNQSLAAMPLFTRSGTDLVFPYVAYAGGFYTGITLINPVTAVATVTLVARSEAGAELARATVTIPALGRYVQLVNGVFPTADPAAVRFVQVTADVPLAGFELFGSFTVPGLAGLSVEIPEPAVPGVPEYCLWYPEIPSPADYYTGVTLSNLGAAPAAVAFRLYDAAGATLRDTPWPADLQPLEQVTRNLWDLFEGVPVAGAATLQARSPQPMLGFELYLTKPEYWGQRPYVFDGMPGTAAAGLHLAFPLVKASEGWATRLRLTNRGASAAAFTATAYDASGSGEWTFGGTVPAGGVTDGTVAAWFPAHAAEVAWVRIDTDHALAGDAFYLSPAADRLGSYPALVLGQ, from the coding sequence ATGTGTCATTCGTTTGAACACACGGTCCAGAGATCCGTTTCATCCCGCAGCCCGGGCGCTGGCCCCCGCGCCTTCCGGGGACGGCTCCGGGCGGCCGCCCTGGCGGCGCTGGCGGCCGGCCTGCTGGTTTCCTTCCTGCCGGCCCGGCCGGGGTCCGTCGCCTACGTCTACGACGGGGCCGGGCGGCTGGTGCAGGCCGACTACGGCCAGGGGAAGAAGATCAAGTACCGCTACGACGCGGCGGGGAACCTCCTGTCGCGGAAGGCGGTGTACGAACTCTTCGGCGCCCACGTGGCGGAGACGGACCTCTGGTGGACCCGGGTGGCCCTGGCGAACCCCTCCGCCAACCCGGCCCCCGTGAAGCTCACCGCCTGCAGCGACGCCGGGGCGGCGCTGGAAACGGTGGACCTGACGCCCCTGCCCGCCCACGGCGCCTGGGCGGGGAGCGTGAGCGCCCTCTTCACCCCGGAGACCCTGGCGGCCATGCCCTGGGTCCTGCTGGAGACCACCGTCCCGCTCACCGGGGCCCTGGAGTTCGGCACCCGGGACAACCAGAGCCTCGCGGCCATGCCCCTCTTCACCCGCTCGGGAACGGACCTGGTCTTCCCGTACGTGGCCTACGCGGGCGGCTTCTACACGGGGATCACCCTCATCAACCCGGTGACGGCCGTCGCCACGGTGACCCTCGTCGCCCGCAGCGAGGCGGGGGCCGAACTGGCCCGCGCCACGGTGACCATCCCGGCCCTGGGGCGTTACGTCCAGCTGGTCAACGGCGTGTTCCCCACGGCGGACCCCGCCGCGGTGCGCTTCGTGCAGGTGACGGCCGACGTGCCCCTGGCCGGCTTCGAGCTGTTCGGCTCCTTCACCGTGCCCGGCCTCGCGGGGCTCTCCGTGGAGATCCCGGAGCCGGCCGTCCCGGGGGTCCCGGAATACTGCCTCTGGTACCCGGAAATCCCCTCCCCCGCCGACTACTACACGGGGGTGACCCTGTCCAACCTGGGCGCCGCCCCGGCTGCCGTCGCCTTCCGCCTCTACGACGCCGCCGGCGCGACCCTGCGGGACACCCCCTGGCCGGCGGACCTGCAGCCCCTGGAGCAGGTGACCCGCAACCTCTGGGACCTCTTCGAGGGCGTCCCGGTGGCGGGGGCGGCCACGTTGCAGGCCCGTTCGCCCCAACCGATGCTGGGCTTTGAACTCTACCTGACGAAGCCGGAGTACTGGGGTCAGCGCCCCTACGTCTTCGACGGGATGCCGGGGACGGCCGCGGCGGGCCTCCACCTGGCCTTCCCCCTCGTCAAGGCGTCGGAGGGCTGGGCCACGCGCCTGCGCCTGACAAACCGGGGCGCCTCGGCCGCGGCGTTCACGGCCACCGCCTACGACGCGTCGGGAAGCGGGGAATGGACCTTCGGGGGGACGGTCCCCGCCGGGGGCGTGACGGACGGCACGGTGGCCGCCTGGTTCCCCGCCCACGCCGCGGAGGTGGCCTGGGTCCGCATCGACACGGACCACGCCCTGGCCGGCGACGCCTTCTACCTCTCCCCCGCCGCCGACCGCCTGGGGTCCTACCCGGCCCTCGTGCTGGGCCAGTGA
- a CDS encoding RHS repeat protein has product MRELSGRFDPRGYFLAAGLLALFCAPWWGRASEVDSPTHGLRVEFWAETRWVAPGARGFYAPQPLVKHLKVTNTKPGGSRDLMIQVMRASQTTERFLNVTPPQTYGSDTGTTIGWAFSLGQDQSWEATFEEKLLPTTTVGDQIFNIASVSGTGIDGVLHFTPVSFVPFNRTTAANPGARTTDDPVNAAWGEMVHGPVTDIALPGPLPLAFQRYYASGLSAEGAVQSALGANWMHNFDLSLTKHSSSYVTIVYLGGKLIPFVKAMGVPGWSLNFHQEPVRYQFTQGNGFAGDLWMMDPDRERVFRFDNETGLLQEVYDRHDNRLTITRGDENRVVQVSSWLSGFGTRRTLTFTYTGGKLTQVSDGTRATTFTYNADGHLHSAVNPLGQAVTYTYAANPGQSPLLSQLTQPLGNSPFAQTFTPIGQVAGQRDAYDHLTEFDYDTPLPHQTRVTRPDASTLVFTHQDQRLGTAVQDPGGNTFTAGFNSREQRVSHQDRLGDTTAVTLHEPSGKIASYTDAEGRTTTYHYTARQQAFVNPGDAADYAVFTFYDLDCITYPDGSQASFTHDTQGNATSYTNAAGHTWACTYNAWGQPLTLTNPTGGVYTYLYDSNGQLASSRDSETGVTTYGHDALGRLNLITRPGGSTVSFTHDPLDRPLTVTNELNRTTAFTYDANGNLTGVSNPLGQTTSFRYDLMDRLDRITDPLGPLCTLGYDALGRPAAITNSQGHTTTLTYGATDQVTGLTNPAGQTLSFGYDPEGVLTSAATPLGATATGQSNKLGCHTEWNDPAGNTVHYQYDLNDRLTVFTDRLGKTTTFAYGPAGWLESVNQTGLGQVDCLRNPLGQVTQVTDLQGQDWVYGYSSVGRPLSKTDPLGRQQTYAYDNRGRLSQISHPGGMGNTAYTYDVAGGITRVDYPGGPVSTYAYDEAGRLVGAGDLVFSYDAAGNVTQCQEGGASFQAAYQNGLLLSVTYPGGADVTYVYDSCSRLAQVMDSRTNSWIDFTYDDDSRLTQCHRSNGVFTHYDYDGAGNLVRIQDGTIADQRYTLDAGGNPTATFCDVPLEPDPPCSQFILDHDNASQINNPGFVYDALGRQTAAPGRSCQYNGASQLTRVTADAITADFTYNGLHDLRTRTRMGEQTTYFHHYALGRAPIVAERTAAGYKRLYVYTPGGALLYSIDPETNGLRFYHYDRYGSTLFLTDGAGAVTEAYAYDPFGNPLGHSGEESGQPFTYLGQWGVRCEPVGGLYELEGGYYDPQTASFLQPKPGAGSLADPASLNPYLFAHQNPLAKAPGSNRRIMAGQIVMEGGRLGVVVEDTGEGLICEGIGAGQVGQVVSNGQGSFGVVVEDIGEGLICEGIGAGQVGQITTDDQGHCGRVVEDIGEGLIVEGLAAKTPSMSRRLSVIKELLPPIGMDPGFVRAPSQIPYSPWRPPEEPAPPASGSVARRPALDPGGNDDAAKLEVAARYVGASSAVRLATFKPSAATIAYSFYKYGGKGALTQLAGKSNLATAAVLSYIEVGIQAYTYLTEGSGAAAKEAGLIYSAVSWLVGDYFD; this is encoded by the coding sequence ATGCGCGAATTGTCCGGACGGTTCGATCCGCGGGGGTATTTTCTGGCCGCCGGATTACTCGCCCTGTTCTGCGCTCCCTGGTGGGGCCGGGCCAGCGAGGTCGATTCCCCCACGCATGGCCTGAGGGTCGAGTTCTGGGCCGAAACCAGGTGGGTGGCGCCCGGCGCCAGGGGGTTTTACGCCCCGCAACCCCTGGTGAAGCACCTCAAGGTGACCAACACGAAGCCGGGGGGAAGCCGCGACTTGATGATCCAGGTCATGCGGGCCTCCCAGACGACGGAACGCTTCCTCAACGTCACCCCCCCGCAGACCTACGGGAGCGACACCGGCACCACGATCGGCTGGGCTTTCAGCCTCGGCCAGGACCAGAGCTGGGAAGCCACCTTCGAGGAAAAGCTCCTTCCGACGACGACGGTCGGCGATCAGATCTTCAACATCGCTTCCGTGTCGGGCACCGGCATCGACGGCGTGCTGCACTTCACCCCGGTCTCGTTTGTCCCCTTCAACCGCACCACCGCCGCCAACCCCGGCGCCCGGACCACCGACGACCCGGTCAACGCCGCCTGGGGCGAGATGGTCCACGGCCCGGTGACGGACATTGCCCTGCCCGGTCCGCTCCCCCTGGCCTTCCAGCGCTATTATGCCTCCGGGCTGTCCGCCGAAGGGGCGGTGCAGAGCGCCCTGGGCGCCAACTGGATGCACAACTTCGACCTGAGCCTGACGAAGCACTCGTCGAGCTACGTGACCATCGTCTACCTGGGCGGCAAACTCATCCCGTTCGTCAAAGCCATGGGGGTCCCCGGCTGGTCGCTCAACTTCCACCAGGAGCCGGTGCGTTACCAGTTCACCCAGGGGAACGGCTTTGCCGGCGACCTGTGGATGATGGACCCGGACCGGGAACGGGTGTTCCGCTTCGACAACGAGACCGGGCTGCTGCAGGAGGTCTACGACCGGCACGACAACCGGCTGACGATCACCCGCGGCGACGAAAACCGGGTTGTCCAGGTTTCCAGTTGGCTTTCGGGCTTCGGGACCCGCCGCACCCTGACGTTCACCTACACCGGCGGGAAGCTCACCCAGGTCTCCGACGGCACGCGGGCGACGACCTTCACCTACAACGCCGACGGCCACCTGCACAGCGCCGTGAATCCCCTGGGCCAGGCGGTCACCTACACCTACGCCGCCAACCCCGGCCAGAGCCCCCTGCTGAGCCAGTTGACCCAGCCCTTGGGGAACAGCCCCTTCGCCCAGACCTTCACCCCGATCGGGCAGGTCGCTGGCCAGCGGGACGCCTACGACCACCTCACCGAGTTCGACTACGACACGCCGCTGCCCCACCAGACCCGCGTCACCCGCCCGGACGCCAGCACCCTGGTCTTCACCCACCAGGACCAGCGGCTCGGCACGGCCGTGCAGGACCCGGGCGGAAACACCTTCACCGCCGGGTTCAACTCGCGGGAACAACGGGTGAGCCACCAGGACCGTCTGGGCGACACCACCGCGGTCACCCTCCACGAGCCGTCGGGAAAGATCGCCTCCTACACCGACGCCGAAGGCCGCACCACCACCTACCATTACACCGCCCGGCAGCAGGCCTTCGTCAACCCCGGCGACGCCGCCGATTACGCGGTCTTCACGTTCTACGACCTGGATTGCATCACCTACCCCGACGGCAGCCAGGCGTCCTTCACCCACGATACCCAGGGCAACGCGACCAGCTACACCAACGCCGCGGGGCATACCTGGGCCTGCACCTACAACGCCTGGGGGCAACCCTTAACCCTCACCAACCCCACCGGGGGCGTTTACACCTACCTCTACGACAGCAACGGCCAGCTCGCCTCGTCCCGCGACTCGGAAACCGGCGTCACCACCTACGGCCACGACGCCCTGGGCCGGCTGAACCTGATCACGAGGCCTGGGGGAAGCACGGTGAGTTTCACCCACGACCCCCTCGACCGCCCCCTGACCGTGACCAACGAACTGAACCGGACCACCGCCTTCACTTACGACGCCAACGGCAACCTGACCGGTGTGAGCAACCCTCTCGGCCAGACCACCTCGTTCCGGTACGACCTGATGGACCGCCTGGATCGTATCACCGACCCCCTGGGGCCGCTCTGCACTCTGGGCTATGACGCGCTGGGGCGCCCGGCCGCGATCACCAACAGTCAGGGTCACACCACCACCCTGACGTACGGGGCGACCGACCAGGTGACCGGTTTGACGAACCCGGCCGGCCAGACCCTGAGCTTCGGCTACGACCCCGAGGGTGTCCTCACCTCGGCCGCCACCCCCCTCGGTGCGACCGCGACCGGGCAAAGCAACAAGCTGGGGTGTCACACCGAATGGAACGACCCGGCCGGAAACACCGTGCACTACCAGTACGACCTCAACGACCGCCTGACGGTTTTCACCGATCGCCTCGGGAAAACGACCACCTTCGCCTACGGCCCCGCCGGCTGGCTGGAATCGGTGAACCAAACCGGCCTCGGGCAGGTCGACTGCCTCCGCAACCCCCTCGGGCAAGTGACCCAGGTCACCGACCTGCAGGGCCAGGACTGGGTTTACGGTTATTCGAGCGTCGGGCGGCCCCTCAGCAAAACGGACCCCCTGGGCCGCCAGCAGACCTACGCCTACGACAACCGCGGACGTCTCTCGCAGATCTCTCACCCGGGCGGTATGGGAAATACGGCCTACACCTACGACGTCGCCGGCGGCATCACCCGGGTCGACTATCCCGGGGGCCCGGTTTCAACCTACGCTTACGACGAAGCGGGCCGGCTCGTCGGCGCCGGGGACCTCGTGTTTTCCTACGACGCCGCGGGCAACGTCACCCAATGCCAGGAAGGGGGTGCATCATTCCAGGCGGCCTACCAGAACGGCTTGCTCCTCAGCGTGACTTACCCTGGCGGAGCCGATGTGACCTACGTCTACGACTCCTGCAGCCGCCTGGCCCAGGTCATGGACTCCCGCACCAACAGCTGGATTGATTTCACCTACGACGACGACAGCCGGTTGACCCAATGCCACCGGTCCAACGGCGTCTTCACACACTACGATTATGATGGTGCGGGCAACCTCGTCCGCATCCAGGACGGGACGATCGCCGACCAGCGTTACACTCTCGATGCCGGGGGCAACCCCACGGCGACGTTCTGTGACGTGCCCCTGGAACCGGACCCCCCCTGCTCCCAATTCATCCTGGATCATGACAACGCGTCGCAGATCAACAACCCCGGTTTCGTCTACGATGCCCTCGGCCGCCAGACAGCCGCCCCGGGGCGAAGCTGCCAGTACAACGGGGCGTCGCAACTGACCCGGGTCACCGCGGACGCGATCACCGCGGACTTCACCTACAACGGCCTCCACGACCTGCGCACCCGCACCCGGATGGGGGAGCAAACCACGTATTTCCATCACTACGCCCTGGGACGGGCGCCCATCGTGGCGGAGAGAACCGCGGCCGGATACAAACGGCTGTACGTCTACACTCCCGGCGGCGCCCTGCTCTATTCCATCGACCCGGAAACCAACGGCCTGCGTTTCTACCATTATGACCGCTATGGCTCCACCCTCTTCCTGACCGACGGCGCCGGCGCCGTGACCGAGGCCTATGCCTACGACCCCTTCGGGAACCCCCTGGGCCACAGCGGGGAGGAGAGCGGCCAACCTTTCACCTACCTGGGCCAGTGGGGGGTGAGATGCGAACCGGTCGGGGGGCTGTACGAACTGGAAGGGGGGTACTACGACCCGCAAACAGCGAGTTTTCTCCAGCCGAAGCCCGGTGCCGGAAGCCTCGCCGACCCGGCGAGCCTGAACCCTTACCTCTTCGCCCATCAGAACCCCCTGGCGAAGGCGCCGGGGTCCAACCGCCGGATCATGGCGGGACAGATCGTGATGGAGGGCGGCCGCCTGGGCGTAGTGGTCGAGGACACCGGCGAAGGGCTGATCTGTGAGGGGATCGGGGCCGGCCAGGTCGGGCAGGTGGTCTCGAATGGTCAAGGGAGCTTCGGCGTGGTGGTCGAGGACATCGGCGAAGGGCTGATCTGCGAGGGGATCGGAGCCGGCCAGGTCGGGCAGATCACGACGGACGACCAGGGCCACTGCGGGAGAGTGGTCGAGGACATCGGCGAAGGCCTGATCGTCGAGGGCCTGGCCGCTAAAACGCCCTCCATGTCCAGGCGCCTGTCGGTCATCAAGGAGCTGCTGCCGCCGATCGGGATGGACCCAGGGTTTGTGCGGGCCCCGTCCCAGATTCCCTACTCCCCCTGGCGGCCGCCGGAGGAACCCGCCCCGCCGGCGTCCGGGTCCGTCGCCCGGCGCCCCGCCCTAGATCCCGGGGGAAACGACGATGCCGCGAAACTGGAAGTCGCCGCCCGCTACGTCGGCGCCTCGAGCGCCGTGCGGCTGGCCACCTTCAAGCCGAGCGCCGCCACCATCGCCTACAGTTTTTACAAGTACGGCGGCAAGGGCGCCCTCACCCAACTGGCTGGAAAGAGCAACCTGGCGACCGCCGCGGTCCTCTCGTACATCGAGGTCGGCATCCAGGCGTACACCTACCTGACCGAGGGAAGCGGGGCCGCCGCCAAGGAAGCGGGGTTGATCTATTCGGCCGTGTCCTGGCTGGTCGGGGACTACTTCGACTAG
- a CDS encoding molybdopterin-guanine dinucleotide biosynthesis protein MobB, with protein sequence MIAIVHVPGRSGSGKTTLITALVSEFHRRGYRAGVLKHCGHGFDAGPAGKDGDLFAGAGARAVALAAEGRVSLTLEGQDPRDVEGLVHFRLPADLDLVFVEGYKDLTRFPRLLTDPATPGVHRLVMPGDPRPDDLAAPGDPVRREAWGASAVADLLEREVVRPARARADLALRVNGREVPLKGFVQDLLANVVRGLVNSLKFCDAPRTVELVLSEGETLPPRAGEPAGAGEGKP encoded by the coding sequence ATGATTGCCATCGTTCACGTGCCGGGGCGGAGCGGGAGCGGGAAAACCACCCTGATCACCGCCCTGGTCTCCGAGTTCCACCGGCGGGGATACCGGGCGGGTGTCCTCAAGCACTGCGGACACGGCTTCGACGCCGGGCCGGCCGGGAAGGACGGAGACCTCTTCGCCGGGGCCGGTGCCCGGGCCGTCGCCCTGGCGGCGGAAGGGCGGGTGTCCCTCACCCTGGAGGGGCAGGACCCCCGCGACGTCGAGGGCCTGGTCCATTTTCGCCTGCCGGCGGACCTGGACCTGGTTTTTGTCGAGGGGTACAAGGACCTGACCCGCTTCCCGCGGCTCCTGACCGACCCCGCGACACCCGGCGTGCACCGGCTGGTGATGCCCGGGGACCCTCGTCCCGACGACCTGGCCGCGCCGGGGGACCCGGTCCGCCGCGAGGCTTGGGGGGCTTCGGCGGTGGCGGACCTCCTGGAGCGGGAGGTGGTCCGTCCCGCCCGCGCCCGAGCCGACCTCGCCCTGCGGGTCAACGGGCGGGAGGTCCCCCTGAAGGGTTTTGTCCAGGACCTCCTGGCCAACGTGGTCCGGGGGTTGGTGAACTCCCTGAAGTTCTGCGACGCCCCTCGAACGGTGGAACTGGTGCTGTCGGAAGGGGAAACGCTTCCGCCCCGGGCCGGGGAGCCCGCCGGGGCAGGGGAGGGGAAGCCTTGA
- a CDS encoding class I SAM-dependent rRNA methyltransferase has translation MKQAVVANRAVRKVRNHYLWVFADELHRRPERAYPGEIVRVLAEDGDPLGVAFYHPSARVALRMLSSETRLPDGDFWRGRLRQAVERRRPLLEATDALRLVYAEGDRLPGLVVDAFAGHLVIQVRNAGVEGIKPLVVSLLRELLDPPSILERSDVAARDEEGLPRCSGPLHGTVPERVEVRENGLRFRVDLQRGQKTGYYTDQRDARRYFGGLVRPGDRVLDAFCYTGGFGVHAAVAGGRVAAVDKDPSALDLARQNAALNGCSDAFETVEADVFPWLVERAAAGDRFDLVGLDPPALIKHKNQQGKGRGLLIDLLRPSLALLRPGGRLHLSTCAYHFHGGLIHEALRMAAADAGRRLLVTGETRQSADHPWCLQMPETLYLRGITVQAD, from the coding sequence TTGAAACAGGCCGTGGTCGCCAACCGGGCGGTCCGCAAGGTCCGGAACCACTACCTCTGGGTTTTCGCCGACGAGCTGCACCGGCGCCCCGAGCGCGCCTACCCCGGCGAGATCGTCCGCGTCCTGGCGGAGGACGGCGACCCCCTGGGCGTGGCCTTCTACCATCCGTCCGCCCGGGTGGCCCTCCGCATGCTCAGCTCCGAAACCCGTCTCCCGGACGGCGATTTCTGGCGGGGGCGCCTCCGGCAGGCCGTCGAACGCCGACGCCCGCTCCTCGAGGCCACGGATGCCCTCCGGCTGGTCTACGCGGAAGGCGACCGCCTGCCGGGCCTGGTGGTGGACGCCTTCGCCGGCCACCTGGTGATCCAGGTCCGCAACGCCGGGGTGGAAGGGATCAAGCCCCTCGTCGTCTCCCTGCTGCGCGAGCTGCTCGACCCGCCGTCCATCCTGGAGCGGAGCGACGTGGCCGCCCGGGACGAGGAGGGGCTCCCCCGGTGCTCCGGGCCGCTGCACGGGACGGTCCCCGAGCGGGTGGAGGTGCGGGAGAACGGCCTGCGCTTCCGGGTCGACCTGCAGCGGGGGCAGAAAACGGGATACTACACCGACCAGCGGGACGCCCGCCGGTACTTCGGCGGGTTGGTCCGGCCCGGCGACCGGGTCCTGGACGCCTTCTGCTACACGGGCGGGTTCGGCGTTCACGCCGCCGTCGCCGGCGGGCGGGTGGCCGCCGTGGACAAGGACCCGTCGGCCCTGGACCTGGCGAGGCAGAACGCCGCCCTCAACGGCTGCTCCGACGCCTTCGAGACCGTGGAGGCGGACGTCTTCCCGTGGCTGGTGGAGCGGGCCGCCGCCGGGGACCGTTTCGACCTCGTCGGCCTGGACCCGCCGGCCCTCATCAAGCACAAGAACCAGCAGGGGAAGGGGCGCGGCCTCCTCATCGACCTGCTCCGCCCCTCCCTGGCGCTGCTCCGGCCCGGCGGGCGCCTCCACCTGTCCACCTGCGCCTACCACTTCCACGGGGGACTGATCCACGAGGCCCTCCGCATGGCGGCCGCCGACGCGGGGCGGCGGCTGCTGGTCACGGGGGAGACGCGCCAGTCGGCGGACCACCCCTGGTGCCTGCAGATGCCGGAAACGCTCTATCTCCGGGGGATCACCGTCCAGGCGGACTGA
- a CDS encoding AtpZ/AtpI family protein, with translation MKRNRFSKETLDLMTAGTMIPSCILVSWLIYKWLNHNGWVSPRWEIGFVLFGIVTGFYNFLRMISGGGKKQK, from the coding sequence ATGAAACGGAACCGGTTCTCCAAGGAAACCCTCGACTTGATGACGGCCGGCACCATGATCCCGTCGTGCATCCTGGTGTCCTGGCTGATCTACAAGTGGCTCAACCACAACGGCTGGGTTTCCCCGCGCTGGGAGATCGGCTTCGTCCTCTTCGGGATCGTCACGGGTTTTTACAACTTCCTCCGGATGATCTCCGGCGGCGGGAAAAAGCAAAAGTGA
- a CDS encoding PASTA domain-containing protein produces the protein MSRFTSFLLKFTKVFILITLPFVLMFVGALVTMLIAIRGTDVTVPSVVGSDKTRALQSLEKAKLRGEITESRFSQDVPLGHVMSQSPPAGSAAKADSRVRLTLSEGRRRVAVPMVTGFSLSQAQGMLQQAGLKAGYVTCIHLAETPREEVLDQNPPPGNQSPDSLSVNLLVNIPEEVRPTFIMPDLTGLDADTVRSFLERQRFSVNPVESGASLFAASSGRVVSQSPAPGAALTRSTVITLRAE, from the coding sequence ATGTCCCGTTTCACGTCATTCCTGCTGAAGTTCACCAAGGTTTTCATCCTGATCACGCTGCCGTTCGTGCTCATGTTCGTCGGGGCCCTGGTGACCATGCTCATCGCCATCCGCGGGACGGACGTGACGGTCCCGAGCGTCGTCGGGTCCGACAAGACCCGCGCGCTCCAGTCCCTGGAGAAGGCCAAGCTCCGGGGGGAGATCACCGAGAGCCGCTTCAGCCAGGACGTCCCCCTGGGGCATGTGATGAGCCAGTCCCCCCCGGCGGGGTCCGCCGCCAAGGCCGACAGCCGGGTCCGGTTGACCCTCAGCGAAGGGCGGCGGCGGGTGGCGGTCCCCATGGTGACGGGGTTTTCCCTTTCCCAGGCCCAGGGCATGCTGCAGCAGGCCGGGCTCAAGGCCGGGTACGTGACCTGCATCCACCTGGCGGAAACCCCGCGGGAGGAAGTGCTGGACCAGAACCCCCCGCCCGGCAACCAGAGCCCCGATTCCCTGAGCGTCAACCTCCTGGTCAACATCCCCGAGGAAGTGCGGCCCACCTTCATCATGCCGGACCTCACCGGGCTCGACGCGGACACCGTGCGGTCCTTCCTGGAGCGGCAGCGCTTCTCCGTCAACCCCGTCGAGAGCGGGGCGTCGCTTTTCGCCGCCTCCTCGGGCCGGGTCGTCTCCCAGTCGCCGGCGCCGGGGGCCGCCCTCACCCGGAGCACGGTGATCACCCTTCGCGCCGAGTGA
- the rpe gene encoding ribulose-phosphate 3-epimerase: MNTAPDRPPRPDLRKRRLAPSLLSADFSRLAETLVFLEANGVEMVHLDVMDGHFVPNLSFGPPVIRSIRAATRLILDVHLMIEEPERWVGAYAAAGADMVSLHVEAARHLHRGVQAVRDAGLPAGVVLNPATPLCALDEILPGVDFVLLMSVNPGFGGQAFIPSAMGKVRALREKIRAAGLETAIEVDGGVCPDNIGDLAAAGVDIAVAGSAVFHAPDPKETLAVMTRSMLQ, encoded by the coding sequence ATGAATACCGCCCCCGACAGACCCCCGCGCCCGGACCTCCGAAAACGCCGCCTGGCGCCTTCCCTCCTCTCCGCCGACTTCTCGCGGCTCGCGGAAACCCTGGTGTTTCTCGAGGCGAACGGAGTCGAGATGGTGCACCTGGACGTCATGGACGGGCATTTCGTCCCGAACCTGAGCTTCGGGCCGCCGGTGATCCGCTCCATCCGGGCGGCCACCCGGCTGATCCTCGACGTCCACCTCATGATCGAGGAGCCCGAGCGCTGGGTCGGGGCCTACGCCGCCGCCGGGGCCGACATGGTCAGCCTGCACGTCGAGGCGGCCCGCCACCTGCACCGGGGGGTCCAGGCCGTCCGGGACGCCGGCCTCCCCGCCGGGGTCGTGCTCAACCCGGCGACCCCCCTCTGCGCGCTGGACGAGATCCTCCCCGGGGTGGATTTCGTCCTCCTGATGAGCGTCAACCCCGGTTTCGGGGGCCAGGCCTTCATCCCCTCCGCCATGGGGAAGGTCCGGGCCCTGCGGGAGAAAATCCGGGCCGCGGGGCTCGAGACCGCCATCGAGGTGGACGGCGGCGTGTGCCCGGACAACATCGGCGACCTGGCCGCCGCCGGGGTCGACATCGCGGTGGCCGGTTCCGCGGTGTTTCATGCCCCGGACCCCAAAGAAACGCTCGCCGTCATGACCCGTTCCATGTTACAATGA
- the bamD gene encoding outer membrane protein assembly factor BamD yields the protein MRKSFYLNIFILAVLAFAQWGCRDGKRASLQDSAALPDKTLFENGVDYLDRNQFIKARLSFQTLINAYDESPYLERAKYYIAYSFMREGGVDNLLQSEQAYRDFRLFFPTSELADDAQAYIVEINMKMMHAPNRDLKYTQRAEGEINRFLVDFPNSSLREEIELRRLFVHDVLATSLLMKGQFYHKRKQYKAAVARLRDSVSRYRNFGRRDEALFLLADALDHVKNFDESATYYAQIALGYPFSEYFSKSRDRLKSLEKPIPDVDAKLAEENRKTYYKSDSIFTSPFKSIFGTIGIGDEDPMWAAMAKRRTEIEKERIKADAGKPTDGGSEKKKKSDKNKSNS from the coding sequence TTGCGTAAATCCTTTTATTTGAATATCTTTATTCTTGCTGTTCTGGCGTTCGCCCAGTGGGGGTGCCGGGACGGAAAGCGGGCGTCCCTCCAGGACAGCGCGGCGCTGCCGGACAAGACCCTCTTCGAGAACGGGGTCGACTACCTGGACCGGAACCAGTTCATCAAGGCCCGCTTGTCCTTCCAGACCCTGATCAACGCCTACGACGAGTCGCCGTACCTCGAGCGGGCGAAGTACTACATCGCCTACTCCTTCATGCGGGAGGGCGGGGTAGACAACCTTCTCCAGTCCGAGCAGGCCTACCGCGACTTCCGGCTGTTCTTCCCGACCTCCGAGCTGGCGGACGACGCCCAGGCGTACATCGTCGAGATCAACATGAAGATGATGCACGCCCCCAACCGCGACCTGAAGTACACCCAGCGCGCGGAGGGGGAGATCAACCGCTTCCTCGTGGACTTCCCCAACTCCAGCCTGCGGGAGGAGATCGAGTTGCGGCGCCTGTTCGTGCACGACGTCCTGGCCACGAGCCTGCTCATGAAGGGGCAGTTCTACCACAAGCGCAAGCAGTACAAGGCGGCCGTGGCCCGTCTCCGGGACAGCGTCTCCAGGTACCGGAACTTCGGCCGGCGGGACGAGGCCCTGTTCCTCCTGGCCGACGCCCTGGACCACGTGAAGAACTTCGACGAGAGCGCCACCTACTACGCCCAGATCGCCCTGGGGTACCCCTTCAGCGAGTACTTCTCCAAGTCCCGCGACCGCCTCAAGTCGCTGGAAAAGCCCATCCCCGACGTGGACGCCAAGCTGGCGGAGGAGAACCGGAAAACGTACTACAAGTCGGATTCCATCTTCACCAGCCCGTTCAAGTCGATTTTCGGCACCATCGGCATCGGCGACGAGGACCCGATGTGGGCGGCCATGGCCAAGCGGCGCACCGAGATCGAGAAGGAGCGCATCAAGGCGGATGCCGGCAAGCCGACGGATGGCGGGTCCGAAAAAAAGAAAAAATCCGACAAGAACAAGAGCAATTCCTGA